DNA sequence from the Bradyrhizobium diazoefficiens genome:
AGGGGCCTTGCAGGCGGATCACGTGAGCTTGCGCGAGGCCGTGGCTGGCAGCGGCGATGCCGAGGTCGCGGTATTTTGCGTAGGCGCGCAGGCCGTCGGCTTTGAAATCTTCCTCGCGGTGATGGCTGATGGCGATGCGCTGCTTCGGGCGCGCGGGTTTCTTCGCCGCGGTTTTGGCCGTTGTCGTGCGCGCCCTCGCCTTCACGGTCTTGCGCGCTGAGGATCGCGCTGCGGCTTTGGCGCCGCTCCGCTTCTTCACCGCGGTCTGGGCTGCGCTGCGCGATTTTGTTTTCTTGCTTGTTTTCTTGGCCATGGGCCGGCCTCCCGTTGTGATGGCGAGAGGCTAGCACAGAAACGGGAGGCGCAGGGCGGGTTAGCCGTAGGCGTAACCCGCCACCTTCTGCTTCTGCATAGAGAGAAGCGGCGGATTACGCCAGCGGACTGCGCTTCGCGCGGCCGCAAGCTAATCCGCCCTACCGTATCTCGGTTCAATTCAACCGGAACACGCCGTCCACAGCGCGCAGCTCGGCCGGCTTGATCAGCTTGGAATGCGCCACCGTCACCGAGTGCAGCGGACCGTCAAGCTTCTCCTCCCAGAATGCCAGGAAGTCGGTGAGCGCCGGGAATTTCGGAAACATGTCGTAGTTCTGCCAGACGTAGGTCTGCAGTAGCGAGGGGTGATCCGGCATCCGGTAGAGAATTTGGGCCGTCGTCAGCCCGTAACCCAGCAGCTGTTTCCGGAAATCATCGGAAACAGCTCCACCCTGCAATCCCATGCCAACCTCCTTTGCAGGAGCGCATTCAGGGGGCCCTAGTCGGTGCGCCTCACGGGCCACCCGGTGCTGATGCGCTCACATGAGAGAAATGTGACGCAAACTGATAATTCATCTCAAGCCCAAAAGTTTAACAAGCTGTTGAAATTCAATGCGTTAGCAGCAGTCTTGGCTCCGTGCTAATACGGTGCGCGACACTGGTTAACGATGGTAAAGAGAATCTGGCACTCCGCGCTTCCGGGTGCTGATTTTTCTGCTAGAAGCCCTTGCTCCCGCCAAATTCCTGTCCTATTTCAGCCTCGCCCGTGCTAGCACTCATGGGCATCGACTGCTAACAACCCGAAATCATCAACCCGAGCAATTGCTTAGGAGGACTGCATGAAATTCCGTCCGCTTCACGACCGCGTCGTGGTCAAGCGCATCGACGCAGAAGAGAAGACCGCTGGCGGCATCATCATTCCCGACACTGCCAAGGAAAAGCCGTCCCAGGGCGAAGTCATCGCCATCGGCCCGGGTGGCCGTGACGAAGCCGGCAAGCTGGTCCCGATCGACCTGAAGGTCGGCGACCGCGTGCTGTTCGGCAAGTGGTCCGGCACCGAGGTCAAGATCGATGGCCAGGACCTGCTGATCATGAAGGAGAGCGACGTCATGGGCGTTCTCGAGGTCAGCGAGTCCAAAAAGAAGGCGGCCTAAGGGCCCCTCTACCCTCCAGTCAAACCTTAAGGAAAAATCCAGATGGCAGCCAAAGAAGTCAAATTCTCGGTTGAGGCGCGCGACAAGATGCTGCGCGGCGTCGACATCCTCGCCAACGCAGTGAAGGTCACGCTCGGTCCGAAGGGCCGCAACGTCGTGCTCGACAAGTCGTTCGGCGCTCCCCGCATCACCAAGGACGGCGTCACCGTCGCCAAGGAGATCGAGCTCGAGGACAAGTTCGAGAACATGGGCGCACAGATGGTGCGCGAAGTCGCCTCCAAGTCCGCTGATGCGGCCGGCGACGGCACCACCACCGCGACCGTGCTCGCGGCCGCGATCGTGAAGGAAGGCGCCAAGTCGGTCGCCGCCGGCATGAACCCGATGGATCTCAAGCGCGGTATCGACCTCGCGGTCGAAGCCGTCGTAGCGGACCTGCAGAAGAACTCCAAGAAGGTCACCTCGAACGACGAGATCGCCCAGGTCGGCACCATCTCGGCCAACGGCGATGCCGAAATCGGCAAGTTCCTCTCCGACGCCATGAAGAAAGTCGGCAACGAGGGTGTCATCACCGTCGAGGAAGCCAAGTCGCTCGAGACCGAGCTCGACGTCGTCGAGGGCATGCAGTTCGACCGCGGCTACATCTCGCCCTACTTCGTCACCAACGCCGACAAGATGCGCGTTGAGATGGACGACGCCTACATTCTCATCAACGAGAAGAAGCTCTCCTCGCTGAACGAGCTGCTGCCGCTGCTCGAGGCCGTGGTGCAGACCGGCAAGCCGCTGGTCATCGTCGCCGAGGACGTCGAAGGCGAGGCCCTCGCGACCCTGGTCGTGAACCGCCTCCGCGGTGGCCTGAAGGTCGCGGCCGTCAAGGCTCCGGGCTTCGGCGATCGCCGCAAGGCCATGCTGCAGGACATCGCGATCCTGACCGGCGGCCAGGCGATCTCGGAAGATCTCGGCATCAAGCTCGAGAACGTCACGCTCAACATGCTCGGTCGCGCCAAGAAGGTGATGATCGACAAGGAGAACACCACGATCGTCAACGGCGCCGGCAAGAAGGCCGACATCGAAGCGCGCGTGGCCCAGATCAAGGCGCAGATCGAGGAAACCACCTCGGACTACGACCGTGAGAAGCTCCAGGAGCGTCTCGCCAAGCTCGCTGGCGGCGTCGCGGTGATCCGCGTCGGCGGCGCGACCGAGGTCGAGGTGAAGGAGCGCAAGGATCGGGTTGATGACGCGATGCATGCGACCCGCGCGGCGGTCGAGGAAGGCATCGTCCCGGGCGGCGGCGTCGCCCTGCTCCGTGCCTCCGAGCAGCTCAAGGGCCTGCGCACCAAGAACGACGACCAGAAGACCGGCGTCGAGATCGTGCGCAAGGCGCTCTCCGCGCCCGCCCGCCAGATCGCGATCAACGCCGGTGAAGACGGCTCGGTGATCGTCGGCAAGATCCTGGAGAACAAGGCCTACAATTACGGCTTCGACTCCCAGACCGGCGAATATGCCGACCTCGTCAAGAAGGGCATCATCGACCCGACCAAGGTGGTCCGTACCGCGATCCAGAACGCAGCCTCGGTTGCGGCGCTGCTGATCACCACGGAAGCCATGGTTGCCGAGCTGCCCAAGAAGGGCGGCGCCGGCCCCGCAATGCCCCCGGGCGGCGGCATGGGCGGCATGGACTTCTGATCCAGCCACTCAGGCAAACGAGGAAATGCGAAACCCCGGCAGCGATGCCGGGGTTTTGTTTGGTGGGCCAACTCTCTCGCCTCGTCATTCCGGGACGCGCGAAGCGCGAGCCCGGAATCCATAACCACGAGCCTCAGTTGGCTATCCCCGGATAAAGATCATCCCAGTTCGGGTTCTGCTCCTCGATCAGCCGCGTCTTCCAGTCCCGCCGCCACTTCTTGAGCTCCTTTTCGCGCGCGATGGCGCTCTCCGGGTCATCGAAGATCTCGAACAGGACGAGCTTGTCGAGGCCATACTTTGTCGTAAAGCCGGGCACAGCTTTGGTCCTATGCTCGTAAACGCGGCGTACGAGGTCGCTGGTCACACCGATATAGAGCGTGCCGTGCTTCCTGCTTGCAAGGATGTAGACATAGTAGGTCATTACATGCGCCTGTGGTTATGGATTCCGGGCTCGCGCCAAGGGCGCGCCCCGGAATGACAGAGGCACTCACCACACCTTCCCCATCCGCTCGCCACGCAACCGGCCGTTGGCGTCGAGCGACCAGAATATCCGCGTCACCTTGCCGACGAGATTGTCCATCGGGATGAAGCCTATCGTTTCGATACGGCTGTCGGTCGAGTTGTCGCGGTTGTCGCCGAGTGCGAAGAAATGGTCCGGCGGCACGGTGTAGACGTTGGTGTTGTCGAGAAATCAGTTGTCGATGCAGTCGTAGGTGACGTAGCTCGCGCCGTTCGGCATCGTCTCGCGCCAGCGCTTGACCTTTGCTCCGAGCTCGCCGCCGCAGGCGGCGCCGGCAGACACCTCCTTCAGGGCGATGCGCGTCACCGGCTTGTCATTGAGGAAGAGCTGCCCCTGCCGCATCTGGATGCGATCGCCGGGCAGACCGACCACGCGTTTGACATAGTCGACCGTAGTGTCCTTCGACGTCCGGAACACGACGACGTCGCCGTAGTCGGGATCAGCGGCACGGAAACGGCCGGAGATCCATGACGGCGCGAAGGGAAACGAATAGCGGCCGTACCCGTAGGCATATTTGGCGGCGAAGACGTAGTCGCCAACCAACAGCGTCGGCATCATCGAGCCGGACGGGATATTGAACGGCTGATACAGGAACGCGCGAAACAGAAAGGGTGGCGACCACAGTACCGGGACGAGCAGGATCAGGATGACGATCGCCTTCCATTCACTAGATTTAGCCTTCGGCCGGATGGTGTCCTGAAGAGTGGTCATCGCCTGCCCTGCCCGAGATTGTCGTCGCTACAGGATTGCGCAACCTGTGCGCGTGCGCAACTCCAGGCTTGCCTGACCTGGTCGTCCGGCTGTCCGACTGCCTACAAAGCGGCGGCCAGCCGGCGATCAACTCTGCGCTAAATCACCGAAGCAGTCGCGAATCCAGTCGATCGTCACGCGCGTCGCGGCGTCGCGCTTGAGGTGATTTTGCACGAGCAGCCAGACGTTGATGCGCAGATCGTCCCAGTTCGATCTTCTGGTACAAGGACGATGGCTCGCTCGCCAAGCCGCGCGCAAGGATCGCGCAAACATTGTCGGTGCCATCGGCGCATCTTGCGGAGCGCGAATTTCTCGTCGGTCAACGCTTCACGGTTGCGGATGCCCACCTGACCTGGGCCTTGCTGCTGCTCCGTCCCGCGGGCATCGACATCGCACAATGGCCGGTGCTGGCGGCCTATCTCGAACGCATGCAGGCACGCTCCGCCGTTCGGGACACGATTGCGACCGAGATGGCGCTGCGCAAGACGATCGCGACTTGAGCGCGGCTCACTCCACCCGCGCCAGCACCGCGAGCTTGCGAATGCCCTTGTTGCGATAGGCGTCGAGGAACGCGTAATAGTCCTTGAACGACACGCAGCCGTTGGAATCGCCGTTCGGTCCGAGCATGAAAGTATGGGCGAGCAGGCCGTCACGGCCGTAGATCGCATTCTCGCCCCCGATCGGGGTCAGGCGCAGCGCGGGCACGCCGTGGAACAGCGCCTCGCGCGGCTTCAGCACGTAGATGTGCGGCGGGGTAACACCGCGCATGCGGACACGCTGCGAGCGCGGATCGTCGAGGTTGGAGCCGAGGCCGGAATGCGCCTCGAGCTTGGTGCCATCTGGCAGATAGACCGTCTTGGCGGTGATGTCGTAGACCGCGGTGTCGCGCTCATAGGGCGGCGCACCGCCGAACATCGGGTTCTGCTCCTTCGGCGCGATCGCCGAGGTCACGCTGGCATCGGCGGAAGCATAGGCCAGCAAACCACCGGAGGGCTCGCGCTTGCCCCAGAGCTTTTCCACCATCGACTGGCGCGGACCGGTGATCGACATCACCGCGGCCTTGGCGCGATCGACGAATGACTTTGGCTTGGCTTCATGCGCCGGGACGATCTGGGCCGGATCGGCGGAAGCGAGCTGGACCGGCGCGTCAGTGCCGCGCTTGCCCTTCGCTACATCCGCGACCTTGTCAGCGACCCTCTCAGCCACTTTGGCCGGGTTGAGCGGTTTCAATACTTCCGCGACCTTGGCGACGACGGTCGGCTTCGCGGGCTCCTTGACTTCGGCGACCTTCGTCGCGGGCGCGGCGCTCGCCGCGTTCGACTCGACGCCCTGCGTCGCTGCCGCGGCAAAGCGCTCGTTGAACATCTCGCGCGAGATCGGTGCAGCCACCTGCAGCCGGTCGGGCAGCAGCGCAAACGTTTCCCGGATGGCCTCGTCCGCCTCGCGCAGCGCGACCTTGGGCGCGCGCTTGATCACGGGTTCGTCGTAGCCGGAGCTGCCGACGGTCGGATAGACGCTGGCGGCGAAGATGTTGTTGTAGACGGTCCAGCCGGCAAGCACGACGCAGCCGATCACAGCGGCGCCGAGCGCGTTTTGGGTGGTCATTTTCCGGGAAGACTTCCGATGATAATTTTTCGGCTTCCGTGCCGCGTAACTTTGCGCAGCGATACTCGTACTCATTCGCCTTGCGTCCAGAACGGTGTCACTCAGTCCCCCTTCAAAGTGCCGCTGGTCACGATCCGGGAACAGCATCTCGCAGAGGGTCGGAGCGTCATTAAGGCGACTTTTAGTTAAATGCGGATTAAGTTCGGGCAGTTATAGGGCAAGTCGTTAACGCTGTGCCATTTCGAGAAAAACGCCCGCAGAACTACGGACTTAGGCGAAGCTGTTAACCATGATTCTTGGTCGGTTTGGGTCAGGATTCCGACGCCGCCGACCGCGTCCAAAGCGCACCCAACAACGTCATTTTCGTGGTCATCGAACCTTCGCCGATCACGCCGATGTCGGAATTCAAGGCTGAAGTTCGGGCGGTGGCGAGCGGTCCAGCACGTCGCCCTTGGCGCCCTCAAGCAGATCGATACCGTAGGTCTCGATCACGAGCGGCCCGCGCTTGCGTTGCAGCTCGCCGACACGCCTCACCTGCGCGAAGAGGTCGTTCAGGAACGGATGGCCATTGGGGCGCAACTCGTCCACATAGAGCAGCTTGCCCGCGAGCAGCTTCGGATCGGGCTCGGGCATGTTGACCCAGCGGATGCGCTGGTTCTGCTGCACCACGCAGGTGCCGCGCGGCAGATAGAAGGCGAGCCAGCCGGTGGTGCCGTAGTCCGGCGTGAGCACGCAGGTCGCGCCGTTGCGGACGCGTGCCGCTTCGATGCCCGCTGCAAGCTCGCGCCAGCCGATGCCGACGCTGCGCACGGTCGCATCGCGGCGATAGAAGGACAGCCAGCCGGTGTTGGCCTGCAGGACCAGCGCGGCAAACATCACGATGCCGGTGGGTGCGGCCCAGCGCAGGCAGAAATCCGCCAGGCGTCGCGCCCGCGGCTTCCACTGCGCGAGATTGGCGGCGGCAGCGGCGGCAACGACGAAAGGCGGATAGACCGGCGCGAACCAGTTGGCTTCGACGCGGGCGTGCAGCGAATGCCAAACGAAATAGGCGACGATGGTCCAGAACATCGTCTCGATCAGCACGCGTGAGGCGAGCGCGCCGGCCCGGCGCCAGGTCAGCGCATGCAGCCCCATCGCGCCGAGGATGAAGACCAGCGGCGTCGCAAACGCGATCTGGGTTGGAATCAACTCGGCAATGAAGACCGGGCGAAAGTCCTCGACTTTGGCGCGGCCGAGCTGCTTGGCGAACGAGACCCAATGATGATCCGCATTCCAGAGAATCACCGGCGAGAACAGCGCAAACGCAACGAGGCCGCCGAGATAGGGCCAGGGCGAGAGAAACCAGCGCCGCAGCTTCGGCACGGACGCGAGCCAGATCAGGATCGCAGCGCCAAAGAACATCGCAGTGTATTTCGACAATAGCGCCGCACCGACGGCGGCGCCGACGGCAAACCACCAGATGCCGCGGCCGGTCTCCAGCACTTTGACGAGGAAGAACAGCACGAAACTGGACGCAACCAGCAGCGGCGCATCCGGCGTCACGATCAGCGTGCCGACCGAGGCCATCATCGTCACGTTGAGCAGGATGGCGCTGGTCGCAGCCACGCGAGCGCCGCCGAACAGGATCGCGGCCGATCGATAAACCGCATAGCTCATCGGCAGCGCGAGCAGGATCGAGACCAGGCGGACGCCGAGCTCGGTGTCGCCCGCGATCATGGTGCCGGCGCGGATGACGTAGGCCACCATCGGCGGGTGGTCGTAATAACCGCCCGCCAGGCTCTTGGACCACATCCAGTAATAGGCTTCGTCGAAGGTGATCGGGGTGAAGGCGGCCGCGACCAGCCGCAACGCGACCAGCGCAAGGATCACCAGCGTCGTATTGCGGACGATCCGCGCGTCAGCCCCGCCCATACCCGAATCCTTGGCGCACTATTTCTTGCGCCAGACGAACAGTCCGGACATCGCGTAATTCCACACCACGCCCATCAGCGCGCCGGCAAGGCCAGCCAGCCACCAGATCGGCTCCTGGTCGTAGACCGAGAAGGCGACGCCGACATTGGCGAGCAGGCCGACGCTGCACACGATGTAGAACATGATCAGGCCGCGCAGGATCGCAAAGCCCTTCAGCCGCTGGTCGCGATAGGTGAGGAAGTTGTTCAGGACGAAGTTGCTGGTCATCGCAACGACGGCACCGGCGGCCTGCGCTTCCGCGAACGGCGCCTTGAACAGCTCGAGCGCGATGAACAGCATGGTGAGATGCACGACGAGGCCGATGCCCCCCACCATCGCGAACAGGAGGAAGCGCAGCGAGACGATGTCGTTGGTCAGCTTGGCCAGCACGAGGCCGAGGAAGTCGAGCGCGACCATGGAATCGAGCTTGCTCTCGCCGTGCTGGCGGGCGCCGAACGTGTAGGGAATCTCGACCGCGCGCAAATTGCCCTGCGCGCTTGCGACGAGATCGAGCAGGATCTTGAAGCCATGCACCGACAGTTTTGGCGCCACTTGCTCGAAACGGTCGCGGCGGACCATGAAGAAGCCGCTCATGGGATCGGCGATCTCGACCCGCAGCATCTTCCTGGCGACCTCGGTCGCCAGCGCACTTGCGCCGGCGCGCTGCTTGTTGAAACCTTCGCTCTTGTAGCCCTCGATGTAGCGGCTGCCCACAACGAGGTCGGCCTTGTCGCTTGCGAGCAGCAGCAGCATCTTCGGGAGCTGCGTTTCGTCATGCTGGAGGTCGGCGTCGATCACGGCCGCATAAGGTGCGCTCGAAGCCAGGATGCCCTCGATGCAGGCGCCCGACAGGCCGCGGCGGCCGATGCGGCGGATGCAGCGCACGCGGCTGTCCTGCTGCGCAAGGGCGCGCACGACGTCCCAGGTGCCATCCGGCGAATTGTCGTCGACGAACACGACCTCCCAGGCGACGTTGACGAGCGTCGCCTCCAGGCGCCGGTACAGCACAGTGACGTTGTCGCGCTCGTTGAAGGTCGGGACGATGACCGACAGTTCCGGCCCCTCTTGCGCCTGACTGTCGATGCCCGGTCTGATGGCTTCATTCATGACGGCAGCGTATATCTGCCGCGTCCTGCGCTGCCAAGTTCTTGCGCGAACAAGCCGGGGTTCTCTGGGGATGGGGCCGAAAGAGGCCCAAAAATGCCAACGACCCCGGAACGGCGGACCGCGCGTACATCCGGCGCAGGCCCAAGCTATTCCAAGGTCGTTCCAGCGCCGGAGCTTTCGCTCAACCGCGCCGTTGACGGCTAAATGGGAATGCGAGACCGGCTTCGCAAGAGGCCGAAAGCGGCCTTTTCAAGCCATTACTGGTTCGGGACTTCCCGGATCACCGGGCCCCGCGGCGCCGGCGCTGCGGGCGCCGTGGCGGCGGGGGCCGGCTCGACCTTGGCAGGCTTGGGGGGCTTGCCGTACTGCCCGATCGGCCCGAAGACGACGGCAACCGCGAGCACGATCGCCGCGATGACCGCGCCAAAAATGCCACCCACCGACTCAGACGACATGCCAATTGTCCCTGTTCCCAACGAACCCAGTCATACCACGGATGAACGCGCGGCCGGAAGGGCTTGCCCGAACGAGCGAATAGCGAATGGCGGGTAGCGAGTGAGGGAGGCTGGCTTTCCTGCCCGATTCGCGATTGGCCATTCGCCATTCCCTATTTCGCTGGTGGCCGGTGCTTGACGAAGGCGGTGACGATGTCCTTCTGCGCCGACTCCACCGCCCTGTTCGCGGTCGCGAGATGGGCGCCGGAATCGATGTTCGGATATTGCGAGGTGAGATAGTCGAGCAGCGCCACCCGATAATATTGCCGCTCTGACGGGCAGGCGCCGGCGACCGAGCGGCCGAACTCCTGCTCCGACAGGCCCTGATTGCTGTCGCGCGAATATTCCCGCGCCAGGCAATGCCAGTAATCGTCGCGGCCCTGCATGGCGAGCTTCTGCGCGCCCTTGGTGTCGTCGTCATCCGCCATCGCAGCAGACGTCATGGCAGCAGATGTCATCATGACGAGCGCCGCTCCCAGCATCAGCATCCGCATCTTGTTCTCCTTTTTGCGCAGATCGCGGCGGAAGATTAGACGGGACACGGCAACTGGCCAATCACTTCTGGCTTGAATAGAATGCAGCCCTCCCTCCCCGTCGATGCGAGATCCTCCCGTGGCCAAAGCAAAAACCGCGACCAAAAAATCCGGCAACATCTTCATCGGCATCGGCGGCTGGACGTTCGAGCCCTGGCGCGGCGTGTTCTATCCGGAGAAGCTGACGCAGGCCAAGGAGCTGTCCTACGCCGCCTCCAAGCTGACCTCGATCGAGATCAACGGCACCTATTACGGCTCGCAGAAGCCGGAGAGCTTCCGCAAATGGGCAAGCGAAGTGCCTGATGGTTTTGTGTTCTCGGTGAAGGGGCCGCGCTTTGCCACCAATCGCCGCGTGCTCGCGGAGGCCGACGATTCCATCAAGCGCTTCTATGATTCCGGCGTGCTGGAACTCGGCGACCATCTCGGGCCCGTGCTCTGGCAGTTCGCGCCGACCAAGAAATTCGACGGTGCCGATTTCGGCAAGTTTCTGGAGCTGTTGCCGCGCAAGCTCGACGGCCGCGCGCTGCGCCACGTCCTGGAAGTGCGTCACGACAGTTTCTGCACGCCTGATTTCATCGCCCTGATCCGCGAATTCGAAACGCCCGTCGTGTTCGCCGAGCATGGCAAATACCCCGCGATCGCGGATGTCGCCGGCGATTTCGTCTATGCCCGGCTTCAGAAGGGCAATGACGAGATCAAGACCTGCTATCCGCCGAGGCAGCTCGATGCCTGGGCCGAGCGCTTTCAGGCCTGGGCCGCGGGCGGTGAACCCGACGACCTCCCGAAGGTTGACAAAACGAAGCCGAAGAAGGAGGCGCGCGACGTCTTCGCTTACGTCATCCACGAGGGCAAGGTGCGCGCGCCGCACGGCGCCATGGAACTGATCGCGCGGGTGAGTTGAGGATTGTTCATGGCCAGGGCGAAAAAGCTCTTCACCATCGGCTACGAGCAAACGCCGCCCAAGGCCGTGCTGGATGAGTTGGAACAGGCCGGCGTCAAGCTCGTGGTCGATGTGCGCGCGGTGACGTCGTCACGGCGGCCGGGCTTTTCCAAGAAGCAGCTGGCCGCAGGCTTGGATGAGCGCGGCATCGCCTATGTCCATCTCGCAGGCCTCGGCACACCCAAGGAAGGCCGCCTCGCCGCGCGCAGCGGGCAGTACGATGTGCTGGAGAAGATCTACTCAAAGCACCTGAAGACGCCGCAAGCCAGAGAACAGATGGACGAGCTCTCCGCGCTGGTGAATAAGGCCGGCCCGGTCTGCCTGCTCTGCTACGAGCGCGATCACACCCATTGCCATCGCCAGATGATCGCGGAGATCATCGAGGAGCGCGATGGGGTCGCGGTGAAGAATTTGGCGGGGCGGCAGGTGTAGCTGCCCGCTCGGGCTGGAGGACAAAACGATGACTTTGTCCGTAGCCGTCATCCTGAGGCGGCCGCTTCTTCAGCGGCCCTCGAAGGACGACGGCGTGCCTCGACGTTGCACCTCGGCCGTACATCCT
Encoded proteins:
- a CDS encoding cupin domain-containing protein, whose amino-acid sequence is MAKKTSKKTKSRSAAQTAVKKRSGAKAAARSSARKTVKARARTTTAKTAAKKPARPKQRIAISHHREEDFKADGLRAYAKYRDLGIAAASHGLAQAHVIRLQGPCDPAEVSKLHFHDVDFQMVYVLKGWVKTYMDGQGETLMKEGSAWTQPPKIKHMILDYSDDVELLEVILPAEFRTVELKA
- a CDS encoding usg protein, with the protein product MGLQGGAVSDDFRKQLLGYGLTTAQILYRMPDHPSLLQTYVWQNYDMFPKFPALTDFLAFWEEKLDGPLHSVTVAHSKLIKPAELRAVDGVFRLN
- a CDS encoding co-chaperone GroES — encoded protein: MKFRPLHDRVVVKRIDAEEKTAGGIIIPDTAKEKPSQGEVIAIGPGGRDEAGKLVPIDLKVGDRVLFGKWSGTEVKIDGQDLLIMKESDVMGVLEVSESKKKAA
- the groL gene encoding chaperonin GroEL (60 kDa chaperone family; promotes refolding of misfolded polypeptides especially under stressful conditions; forms two stacked rings of heptamers to form a barrel-shaped 14mer; ends can be capped by GroES; misfolded proteins enter the barrel where they are refolded when GroES binds) → MAAKEVKFSVEARDKMLRGVDILANAVKVTLGPKGRNVVLDKSFGAPRITKDGVTVAKEIELEDKFENMGAQMVREVASKSADAAGDGTTTATVLAAAIVKEGAKSVAAGMNPMDLKRGIDLAVEAVVADLQKNSKKVTSNDEIAQVGTISANGDAEIGKFLSDAMKKVGNEGVITVEEAKSLETELDVVEGMQFDRGYISPYFVTNADKMRVEMDDAYILINEKKLSSLNELLPLLEAVVQTGKPLVIVAEDVEGEALATLVVNRLRGGLKVAAVKAPGFGDRRKAMLQDIAILTGGQAISEDLGIKLENVTLNMLGRAKKVMIDKENTTIVNGAGKKADIEARVAQIKAQIEETTSDYDREKLQERLAKLAGGVAVIRVGGATEVEVKERKDRVDDAMHATRAAVEEGIVPGGGVALLRASEQLKGLRTKNDDQKTGVEIVRKALSAPARQIAINAGEDGSVIVGKILENKAYNYGFDSQTGEYADLVKKGIIDPTKVVRTAIQNAASVAALLITTEAMVAELPKKGGAGPAMPPGGGMGGMDF
- a CDS encoding GIY-YIG nuclease family protein produces the protein MTYYVYILASRKHGTLYIGVTSDLVRRVYEHRTKAVPGFTTKYGLDKLVLFEIFDDPESAIAREKELKKWRRDWKTRLIEEQNPNWDDLYPGIAN
- a CDS encoding DUF2778 domain-containing protein; the encoded protein is MTTQNALGAAVIGCVVLAGWTVYNNIFAASVYPTVGSSGYDEPVIKRAPKVALREADEAIRETFALLPDRLQVAAPISREMFNERFAAAATQGVESNAASAAPATKVAEVKEPAKPTVVAKVAEVLKPLNPAKVAERVADKVADVAKGKRGTDAPVQLASADPAQIVPAHEAKPKSFVDRAKAAVMSITGPRQSMVEKLWGKREPSGGLLAYASADASVTSAIAPKEQNPMFGGAPPYERDTAVYDITAKTVYLPDGTKLEAHSGLGSNLDDPRSQRVRMRGVTPPHIYVLKPREALFHGVPALRLTPIGGENAIYGRDGLLAHTFMLGPNGDSNGCVSFKDYYAFLDAYRNKGIRKLAVLARVE
- a CDS encoding glycosyltransferase family 39 protein, whose product is MGGADARIVRNTTLVILALVALRLVAAAFTPITFDEAYYWMWSKSLAGGYYDHPPMVAYVIRAGTMIAGDTELGVRLVSILLALPMSYAVYRSAAILFGGARVAATSAILLNVTMMASVGTLIVTPDAPLLVASSFVLFFLVKVLETGRGIWWFAVGAAVGAALLSKYTAMFFGAAILIWLASVPKLRRWFLSPWPYLGGLVAFALFSPVILWNADHHWVSFAKQLGRAKVEDFRPVFIAELIPTQIAFATPLVFILGAMGLHALTWRRAGALASRVLIETMFWTIVAYFVWHSLHARVEANWFAPVYPPFVVAAAAAANLAQWKPRARRLADFCLRWAAPTGIVMFAALVLQANTGWLSFYRRDATVRSVGIGWRELAAGIEAARVRNGATCVLTPDYGTTGWLAFYLPRGTCVVQQNQRIRWVNMPEPDPKLLAGKLLYVDELRPNGHPFLNDLFAQVRRVGELQRKRGPLVIETYGIDLLEGAKGDVLDRSPPPELQP
- a CDS encoding glycosyltransferase family 2 protein; its protein translation is MNEAIRPGIDSQAQEGPELSVIVPTFNERDNVTVLYRRLEATLVNVAWEVVFVDDNSPDGTWDVVRALAQQDSRVRCIRRIGRRGLSGACIEGILASSAPYAAVIDADLQHDETQLPKMLLLLASDKADLVVGSRYIEGYKSEGFNKQRAGASALATEVARKMLRVEIADPMSGFFMVRRDRFEQVAPKLSVHGFKILLDLVASAQGNLRAVEIPYTFGARQHGESKLDSMVALDFLGLVLAKLTNDIVSLRFLLFAMVGGIGLVVHLTMLFIALELFKAPFAEAQAAGAVVAMTSNFVLNNFLTYRDQRLKGFAILRGLIMFYIVCSVGLLANVGVAFSVYDQEPIWWLAGLAGALMGVVWNYAMSGLFVWRKK
- a CDS encoding DUF72 domain-containing protein, yielding MRDPPVAKAKTATKKSGNIFIGIGGWTFEPWRGVFYPEKLTQAKELSYAASKLTSIEINGTYYGSQKPESFRKWASEVPDGFVFSVKGPRFATNRRVLAEADDSIKRFYDSGVLELGDHLGPVLWQFAPTKKFDGADFGKFLELLPRKLDGRALRHVLEVRHDSFCTPDFIALIREFETPVVFAEHGKYPAIADVAGDFVYARLQKGNDEIKTCYPPRQLDAWAERFQAWAAGGEPDDLPKVDKTKPKKEARDVFAYVIHEGKVRAPHGAMELIARVS
- a CDS encoding DUF488 domain-containing protein, whose protein sequence is MARAKKLFTIGYEQTPPKAVLDELEQAGVKLVVDVRAVTSSRRPGFSKKQLAAGLDERGIAYVHLAGLGTPKEGRLAARSGQYDVLEKIYSKHLKTPQAREQMDELSALVNKAGPVCLLCYERDHTHCHRQMIAEIIEERDGVAVKNLAGRQV